In the Armatimonadota bacterium genome, GACCATCAGCCGGTGCAGGTCTGCGCTCACGACCTCTCCTCCAGCGGGAACATGATGCGGATGGCCTCGACCTCCTGCAGCGCCGACGCCGCCCAGTCCGGGAGCGGCGCGTTGGCGCTCGCGCCGATGGCGAAATGGGGCATTGCCTGCCAGCGCCCGCCGATCTCGACCTCGACCAGGAACCGCCCCAGCAGGCGCGCCTCCCAATCCGCGGCGTAAAGATCGGCCGCATCGTACTGCGGTCGCAGGTACCGAAGAAACAGCGGCGCCACTCCCTCCCACGTCGGGTCGCGCGCATCGAGGGGCCCAACCACCATCCACTGCGTCAGCAGGCGGACGTACCTCGTCTCCGGGCTCATGGCGTGGCCCGCGGGCACGATCTGGAAGCCGCCGATCTCGCCCACCAGGGAGGTCGAGATGTCTATGACGCCGGGATGGTTGGCGCGAATGCGGCCGATGCCCGCGTACAGCGTGCCCGGGAACCTGCCGACCCCCATCACCGGGCGCAGCACCGTGCCGATGGGCTTGCTCGAGCCGTCGGGATACTGCAGGTGGATCAGCCCCTGGAAGCGGTTCTCGAACACCATCTGCGCGGGGTAGGGGCGCGGGCGCAGCACGCGGATCACGAGCACATCGCCCAGCGCCGGGAGGTAGTCCGGCGGCAGCGCAACCAGCTCCCCGGCGCGCTCGACGTAGACGGGGCTGCCGACGAAGGGGGAGTAGTCGCCGCCGAAGATGGCGGTGCCGGCGGGGATATCGGTATAGATGCTGGAGTCGGGGCTGCGGGTCGCGAAGGGCTGTTTGGCCCCGGGGGTGAACTCCCGCGGCAGGAGCGAGAAGCCGACGCCGCGGTCGGTGTGCTCGTCCTGCGTGACCTTGATATGGAGGGCGTTGACGGCGGTGGCGACGACGGTTCCCGCCCGCCCCCAGGTGCTGGCGGTGAACTGTTCGCGGTCGAGCGTCGTCGTATAGCGCAGGACCGAGCCGATCGGGCGCCATCCCCCGTCGCCGGCAACCGCTATCACTCCGTCGGGGCGGTTCTCGATGCGGATACCGGTTAGCTCCTGCTCGAGCGCGGCGTTCTCGGCGAGCACCTGGGAGGAGGGGCCCGGCGTCACCGCCGGTGCGCCCGCGCTCGGCGGTGCGGATACGCCTCCCGCGGTGACGAGAAATACAACCATCAGCGACGCTGTCGGCGCCGCCGAGCGCAGGCGCCGGAGACGGGGCGCTTTGCAGGGCCGCCGGAAGCTGCTATAATGGGCTGTCGTTGCAGTCGGATAGGTTGCTGACAAGATGGGTGCTCCCCGCGATATCGTGACTTGTAACTGCGGCCATCACATCGGCCCGCGTGAGATTCTGCAGACGAGCCTTTACCTCAGCCTCATGGGCCCGAGCTTCGTGTATGTCCGCTTCCGCTGCGGGCGCTGCAAGCGCGTCGGCGAGCAGCTCGTGCGCGAGGAGAAATGGAACCGTGCGATGCTGCGCCCGGAGAGGCCTTCGCTCTCGCCCGAGGAGCGCCGCCAATTCGAGACCATGGGTCCCATCACCCCGGCGGAGAAGATTGATTTCCACTACGCGCTCGAACAGCTCGGCTCGCAACCGATGCCGCAGCGCGGCAAGCGCTAGCATCTGCAACCCCAGCCCGCGCGCGCAACCGTCATCCTGAGCAGCGAAGTCGAAGGGCTCGGAATGACGTCCGAGACCGCCTTCACCGCCCCAGCGCCAGCCGCTCCCCGAGCAGGGCGGGCAGATTCACCTCTTCCATCTTCTCCCGCACGCGCTCGACCGCGTACTCGACCCGCATGATTTTCACCTCGCGGCGGGCGGTGTCGTAAAGCCCGAAACTGGCCAGGGGGTTGCCGTCGCGCGGCTGGCCGACACTGCCGCAGTTGACGATGTAGCTCAGGCCGCGGTCGAGCTTGACCGTGCCGCCGCGCTTGAGCGACCGGTGGGTCACGTGTGCCGCGCCATGGGTATGGGCGTAGTGCTCGGAGACATGCGTGTGCCCGATCAGGCACACCGGCGTGATCATCTCCGCGAAGACCCCGCGCGCATCCGCGGCTGAGGTGACGTAGTCCATGGGCTGCGGCAACGACCCATGCACCAGCGTCAGCGAGTTCTCCATGTCCATCAGCGGGA is a window encoding:
- a CDS encoding metallophosphoesterase family protein encodes the protein MRYGIISDIHANLEALEAALKRLRGVDAYICLGDIIGYGPDPGECIEVVKALPGLRCVIGNHDLACVGKYDVNWFNWYARDAIAWTQERLTAADRGYLLSLPLMDMENSLTLVHGSLPQPMDYVTSAADARGVFAEMITPVCLIGHTHVSEHYAHTHGAAHVTHRSLKRGGTVKLDRGLSYIVNCGSVGQPRDGNPLASFGLYDTARREVKIMRVEYAVERVREKMEEVNLPALLGERLALGR